A single genomic interval of Sphingobacteriales bacterium harbors:
- a CDS encoding ATP-binding protein, with product MIINFSIQNFGSIKDKQILSFEADKTTHLEDTYIVNIGGHRLLKLALIYGANASGKTTILKALDFLRKLVIAPQEKKTNILNFEPFLFDPNTPKQPSVISIEFFQNEVKYYYEVEFIKKAILSEELYYYNPNKANIFKRKTNLENQVAKIEFGSKISIDKTTKKILEANTIWNNTVLGGYLKTNIDLKELQEVSDWFKNYLFKLIVPEDTSLLNNFVKRMILGKQISNADVVSILKKADFNISAIDIIERDISVFGNKLSEFLLERSKESMYYFEVAHTVNNTKYTLPLELESQGTNRYLGFAGLLAYIIKKPTALPIDELEASLHPDLYLHFLLSFLLNAKKSQLIATTHNREILDNKDIFRNDAIWFTDKQKGSATQVYSLADFDSTVIRNTTNILNAYKTGKLSATPNLGDTFIDLTHEKNQ from the coding sequence ATGATTATAAATTTTAGTATTCAAAATTTTGGCTCCATAAAAGACAAACAAATACTCTCTTTTGAGGCAGACAAAACAACACATCTTGAAGATACCTATATTGTAAATATTGGTGGGCATAGACTTTTAAAACTCGCCTTGATTTATGGCGCAAATGCATCCGGAAAAACAACGATACTTAAAGCACTTGATTTTTTGAGGAAACTTGTTATTGCCCCGCAAGAGAAAAAAACGAATATATTAAACTTTGAACCTTTTTTATTTGACCCCAATACGCCTAAACAACCTTCCGTTATTTCAATTGAGTTTTTTCAAAACGAGGTAAAATACTACTATGAAGTTGAATTTATAAAAAAGGCGATTTTGTCTGAGGAATTGTATTATTACAACCCCAACAAAGCCAATATTTTTAAGCGAAAAACCAATTTAGAGAATCAGGTTGCCAAAATAGAATTTGGCAGCAAAATTTCTATTGACAAAACAACAAAAAAAATACTTGAAGCCAATACAATTTGGAATAATACTGTTTTGGGTGGGTATTTGAAAACAAATATAGACCTTAAAGAATTGCAAGAAGTTAGTGATTGGTTTAAAAATTATTTATTCAAACTAATTGTTCCGGAAGATACTTCTTTGTTGAATAATTTTGTAAAAAGAATGATTCTTGGGAAACAAATCTCAAACGCTGACGTTGTTTCAATTTTAAAGAAAGCGGATTTTAATATCTCTGCTATTGATATTATAGAAAGAGACATAAGTGTTTTTGGTAATAAATTATCGGAGTTTCTCCTCGAAAGAAGCAAAGAATCCATGTATTATTTTGAAGTTGCGCACACAGTAAACAACACTAAATATACTTTGCCATTAGAGCTTGAATCGCAAGGAACCAACCGTTATCTCGGCTTTGCCGGCTTATTGGCTTATATAATCAAAAAACCAACAGCATTGCCTATTGATGAATTGGAAGCCTCTTTGCACCCCGATTTGTATTTGCATTTTTTGCTTAGTTTTCTTTTAAATGCCAAAAAATCTCAACTTATAGCAACAACCCACAACAGAGAAATTTTAGACAATAAAGACATTTTTAGAAACGACGCAATATGGTTTACCGATAAACAAAAAGGTAGCGCTACCCAAGTTTATTCTTTAGCCGATTTCGACAGCACGGTTATTCGCAACACCACAAATATTTTAAACGCTTACAAAACTGGTAAACTAAGCGCTACTCCTAATTTGGGCGACACTTTTATAGATTTAACCCATGAGAAAAACCAATAG
- a CDS encoding RloB domain-containing protein, with product MIDFDTVIDEEKKGPKREKSPLKTFEEYRTNLFTKFTNVVVIVNNPCLEFWFLLHFEKTSKFFSTCKSAEAALNKHIPNYEKTQKFYTKQNDDIYLKLKPFLSTGLANATALGNFDEEYPKKALCEMEFLFHAAELKKYFE from the coding sequence ATAATTGATTTCGATACGGTTATTGACGAAGAAAAAAAAGGACCAAAAAGAGAAAAATCGCCACTAAAAACGTTTGAAGAATATAGAACAAACCTCTTCACCAAGTTTACAAACGTTGTTGTAATAGTAAACAATCCTTGCCTTGAGTTTTGGTTTCTGCTTCATTTTGAGAAAACATCAAAATTTTTCTCCACTTGCAAAAGTGCAGAAGCTGCCTTAAATAAACACATACCAAATTACGAAAAAACGCAAAAGTTCTATACGAAGCAAAACGACGATATTTATTTAAAATTAAAACCCTTCCTTTCAACCGGTTTGGCAAACGCGACTGCCCTTGGAAATTTTGACGAGGAATACCCTAAAAAGGCACTGTGCGAAATGGAGTTTTTATTTCACGCAGCCGAACTGAAAAAATACTTTGAATAA
- a CDS encoding Bax inhibitor-1/YccA family protein encodes MALFKSGNPALTADTFDNLERVAYKDNNVMTLQGTVNKSAILLIAVIVPAIYTWNLFTATNDFSSIMPYFWTGTLGGLVLAFVIVFNKDWSPYLAPIYAVLQGLYLGGLSALVNSKFPGIVMQALLLTFGIFAVLLVIYKLKIIKVTENFKLIVASATMGVALYYMVSLGLSFWGVQLPFIHQNDINGIIFSLFVVVLAAMNLVVDFDFIEQGAERRAPKYMEWYGAFGLMVTIIWLYIEILRLLAKSRDK; translated from the coding sequence ATGGCACTATTCAAATCGGGTAACCCGGCACTTACCGCCGACACCTTCGACAATTTAGAGCGGGTTGCCTACAAAGACAATAATGTAATGACCCTGCAAGGCACCGTCAACAAATCGGCAATACTTTTAATTGCCGTTATTGTACCGGCAATTTATACCTGGAATCTTTTTACTGCCACCAACGATTTTTCGTCAATTATGCCCTATTTTTGGACGGGTACCCTTGGCGGCTTAGTGCTTGCTTTTGTGATTGTTTTTAATAAAGACTGGTCGCCATATTTAGCACCGATATATGCAGTGCTTCAAGGGCTTTACTTGGGTGGACTTTCGGCGCTTGTAAATTCCAAATTTCCGGGAATTGTTATGCAGGCGCTTTTGCTCACGTTTGGTATTTTTGCCGTCTTACTCGTCATTTACAAATTAAAAATTATTAAAGTAACCGAAAACTTTAAACTCATTGTTGCCTCGGCCACTATGGGCGTAGCCTTATATTATATGGTAAGTTTGGGGCTTTCATTTTGGGGTGTTCAGTTGCCATTTATACACCAAAACGATATAAACGGCATAATTTTTAGCTTGTTTGTGGTGGTGCTTGCCGCCATGAATTTAGTAGTTGATTTTGATTTTATAGAACAAGGCGCCGAAAGAAGAGCACCTAAATATATGGAGTGGTATGGCGCTTTTGGACTAATGGTTACCATAATATGGTTATACATCGAAATTTTAAGGCTGCTTGCAAAATCAAGAGATAAGTAA
- a CDS encoding YdeI/OmpD-associated family protein: MTIKPLDGILHQIPDDIQAALGLDADIITRWNKLTSIQRNEWICWVTIVKKAETRTEHIDRMIAELKQGIRQPCCWPGCPHRRPKAEKWFKNPKNTDCAI, from the coding sequence ATGACAATAAAACCTTTAGATGGTATATTGCACCAAATTCCGGATGATATACAAGCCGCACTGGGGTTAGATGCCGATATTATTACAAGATGGAATAAACTTACCTCCATTCAGCGCAATGAGTGGATTTGCTGGGTTACCATCGTCAAAAAAGCTGAAACCCGCACAGAACACATTGACCGCATGATAGCAGAGTTGAAACAAGGAATAAGGCAACCCTGCTGCTGGCCCGGATGCCCCCACCGAAGGCCAAAAGCCGAAAAATGGTTTAAAAATCCAAAAAATACCGACTGCGCAATATAA
- a CDS encoding nucleoside deaminase codes for MTNSDENFMREAIALSVLGMTNNEGGPFGAVVVKEGKIVGRGNNKVTSTNDPTAHAEVVAIRDACKNLNSFQLDGCVLYTSCEPCPMCLGAIYWARPDRIVFACTKNDAAAIEFDDAFIYKEIELPIENRNIKTEQILREEALVAFKMWAEKTNRTEY; via the coding sequence ATGACTAATTCAGACGAAAATTTTATGCGAGAGGCAATTGCCTTATCTGTTTTAGGAATGACAAACAACGAAGGCGGACCTTTTGGTGCTGTTGTTGTTAAAGAGGGCAAAATTGTTGGCCGTGGCAATAATAAAGTTACCTCAACCAACGACCCAACCGCCCACGCCGAGGTGGTGGCTATTAGAGATGCTTGCAAAAATTTAAACAGTTTTCAACTCGATGGCTGCGTTTTATACACCTCGTGCGAGCCTTGCCCTATGTGCTTAGGTGCAATTTATTGGGCCCGACCTGACAGAATAGTTTTTGCCTGCACAAAAAATGATGCAGCGGCAATAGAATTTGATGATGCCTTTATTTACAAGGAAATAGAACTACCCATTGAAAACAGAAACATAAAAACAGAACAAATACTTAGAGAGGAAGCATTGGTGGCATTTAAAATGTGGGCAGAAAAAACGAACAGAACCGAATACTAA